The following is a genomic window from Amycolatopsis acidiphila.
CACCCCGCGGTGCGCACGCCCGCGGTGCGCGCCGCCCGCAGCAGGCTCCCGGCTTCCCGGCGCAGCTACTGTTGCTCGGGCCCGCCAATTACGCGCACCAGCAGGTCCCGAGCCTGCCGCTGGTAGCCGAGCAGTCCGCCGATCTCTGCCGCCCGCTGCGCCCAGTACTCCCGCTCGGTCAGCTCACGGCGCGGCATGCGTTTCCACAGCTGATCGACAAGAGCACCGCACGGGCCGCTGCGCTGGGTGATGTGGTCGGGCAGCCCGAACCGGGCCGACCACGCCGGGAGTAGTTCCAGCACCGAATGCTGGATCACTCCGCCAAAGTCCATCAGCAATGCGCGCATGATCAAAACTCCGCTGCTCCTGAACTCAACGATTCAACGATGTCCGTGCGGTTTGGGGACCAAAGCCCACGACACTGCCAGATGCGCATGTCCACGGCCTCGTCTCGGTAACGATCGGGTAAATGCCGGTGGTCGACTGTCGCCGCGAGCTTGAGGGTGCCCCACTGTCGCGCCTCCGGTCACCGGGCCGGTGAGCTGGGCCAGGCAATGCGTCGCCTGGCACGGGTGGGAGTTGTCACGGGTGGCAGCCAGCTTCCATTATCGCTCAATCCGGTCCCGTAACGGAAGCTCCGGGTGCTCGCGATCAAGGAGGCTTGCGATGGTCACGATCGTGCCGGTGGACCAGTTCATCGCCGACGGGGGGTATCCCGGATACACCCCGCTCGGTGACCGTGCTGACTGGCTGGTGAAGCCGTCCGGGCCGTTCCGCGAGGCGGACGAGCAGCGGTTCTGGTTCCTGGACTTTCATTGGCCGCAGGGACTGACCCCGATGGGGTTGGCCTGCGTTGAAGACGTGTACTCTTGGGGCACCCAACTGGCCGCCGAGGCGTTGCCGGTACCGATCGGTCGTGGCATCGCCCACCGGATCGCCGGCACGCACATCTACGCCGCAGCCATCGAGGTCACCCACGAAGCGCAGGTCGCCGAACGCACGCGGCGGCTGCGGGCGAGCTTGCCAGCCTTCGTGAACAACTTCGACGCGATCTGGGCGGCGCGGGTCGGGGAAATCGGCGCCTGGTGGGATCGTCTGTGGTCGGTCGATGTGTCGTCCCTGTCTCGGCCGGAACTGGGTGAGTATCTGCGCGAGGCACGGCGGTTCCACCGGCGCGCATTTGAGATCCACTTCGAAGTGATGTACCCGCTGCTGATCAACTATCTCGGTTTTCACCGCGCGTGCACCGGGATGGGTATCGCGCCCGGTGAGGTCGCGAAGTTCCTCCAAGGCTACGACACGAAGATCATGGAGACGGATCGAACGCTGTACACCCTCGCCAGGAAAGCGCGCCAGGCTGGGTTACGGGAGGTGTTCGTTGCCCACGCCGCACATGATCTGCGCGGGGCGCTGTCCCGCCGCGGTGGACGCGCCGCGTCCTGGTTGACTGAGTTCGATGACTTCCTGCGCCTGTATGGCGATCGTGCCGAGGGAACGTCCGACATTGCCCTGCCCTCGTGGGCGGAGGACCCGACACCGCCCCTGAAGATGATCAAATCCTTTCTGCGCGACGACGCCGATCACGACTTCGCCGCCGCGCGGAACGCCGCGGTCGAGGAGCGGGAGGCGGCCATTGACGCCGCCCGCGCAGGGCTGACCTCGCCGGAACAAGAGATATTCGACGCGGGGCTGGCTTCGTGTCAGGTAGCGAATTTCCCGTGGTGGCAGGACGAGCACAACCTGTGGATCGACCTGCGGGCGTCGCTGCCGCTGCGGTGGGCGTGTCTGCGGGTCTCTGACGCGGTGGGCGCAGGCAGGCCCGATGACGCCCTGTTTCTGTTCTGGCCCGAGCTGATGGCGGTGGTGGACGGCACCACACCGTATGACACGCTCCGGCAGCTCGTTGAGGACCGGCGACAGTACTTCGACCACTGGCAGCAACGCAGGCCCGACATGCCCAAGATTTTGGGGACGGTGCCGGACGCGGTCACTGACCCCATCCTGATCGAGGTCTTCGGCCTCGACCGGCATTTCCTGCAAGCGGTGAGCGCCGGCGACGGCCACACCGAGGTGCGGTCACTGACCGGTATGCCTGCGGCAGGGGGCGTGGCGCGGGGCATCGCCCGAGTCCTGTTCGACGCGGCCGGGCTACACCGAGTCCAACGCGGCGACGTGTTGGTGTGTGAATCGACCTCACCGAACTGGACCCCCGCTTTCGGCAAGGTCGCGGCCTGTGTCTGCGATGGTGGCGGCAGCCTGTCCCACGCCGCGATCGTCGGCCGCGAGTATCGGATACCTACGGTGACCGCGGTGGGCGTGGCCACGACCGTTATCCAGGACGGCGACGAGATCGAGGTCGACGGCACCCGTGGGGTCGTTACCGTCCTGCGGCGGGCGGCGCGCATCGAGTCCCTGGGAGCAGTCTCGTGAGCGGCCAGGTGCTCGGGCTGGACGAGCTGGACTGCGGCACTGCGGTGGCCATCGGCGGCCCGAAGATCGGCCGACTCGTGGAGCTGAGAGCGGCGGGGATCACGGTGCCGCACGGATTCGTGCTCGGCGCGACCGCCTACCGCCGGCACTGTGTCAACTCCGGCTTGGACCTGATCATCGACAAGGTGCTGGGCCAGTTACCCCCTGCGCCCTCCGTGCGGCAGCTGGACGCGGCGTCGGCCGAGATCCGACGGGCCTTTCTCCGCGCGCCGATGTCACCTGAGCTGATCTCGTCGGTCACCGAGGCCTACCAGAATCTGTGTGCCCGCCACGGGCCGGGGAACATACCGGTCGCCGTGCGCAGCTCCGCGGCCGGCGAGGATGGCGGGCAGGCCAGTTTCGCCGGCATCTTCGACACCTCCCTCGGCATCGTCGGAACCCGCCGCCTGCAGGAGGCGGTGCGCGACTGCTGGGCCAGCCTGTTCACCCCACGAGCCCTCAGCTACCGTCGCGAACGCGGCATCACGCACCAGGACATGCCGATGGCCGTCGGGGTGCTGGAACTCATTCCCGCCCGAGCCTCCGGCGTGGCGTTCTCGGCACACCCGGTGACCGGGAGGACCGACCGCATCGTGATCGAAGGCTCGTGGGGATGGGGCGAGGTCGTCGTGCAAGGACACGTCATCCCCGACCACGCCGAGGTCGCCAAGTCCGATCTGCGGGTGCTGCGCTACCACATTGCGCGCAAGGAGGTCATGTCCGACCTCGATCTGGCCAGTGGCCGGATCGTGAGTCGGCCGGTACCGCAGCACCTGCGCGAAACACGGGTCGCGGACTCCGACGAGGTCGCCGTGATCGCCGCGACAGTGCGCCGGATCGAAGAACACTACGGCTGTCCGGTGGACGTGGAGTGGGTCATCAGTCGCGACCGGCAGGCCGGTGCGCCGGTGCACATCGTGCAGGCGCGTCCCATCACCACGCCGGTGACCGAATCCGCATCGCTGCCCCGGACAGGGTGGGATCCTGTCGCCTTCGCCTTCGGCATGCCGCCCCAGCTCGAGGTCCCGTGGTTACGACGAACCCGGTGACGTGCCCGGCGGGAACACTCCAGGTGGGCGCGGGGTGTTCCGGGATGAGGAACGTTGCGGGCGCGGTGGCCACCCCACGGCGCAGGATTACCGCATGGGTCTGCTGCGGATCGAGCCCGCCGGGGTGAGCCTACGCTCACGCGAAGATGAACCGATGTTGGCGGCGCTTGCCCGCTGTGGCTATAGCCATCGCTTCGGGTGCCGCCGCGGTGGTTGCGGTACCTGCAAGGTCGAGCTCGTCTCCGGCGCGGTTCGCTACCCCGCGCCGGTGCCCGAACAGGTGCTCACAGCGGCGGAACGAGCGGCCGGTGTGTGTGTGTCGTGCCGAGCAGTGCCCGTGGGCGACGTGGTCATCCGGTTGCGGCGTGGTGACCGGCTTCGGTGTGTCGCACCGATCTTGGCTGCCCTGGCGGCCACAACAATGGAGGAAGGAGAGCGCTGATGGGCGTGATGCGGCTTGGTTACGTGCACACCCGGGTGACCGATCTCGAGGCTGCCCGGTCGCACTACGCCGACACTCTCGGCATGCGGTTGGTGCACGAGGACGATGATCGGTTGTACTTCAAAGCCTGGGACGAATACGACCACCATTCGGTCGTGCTAGAGCGGGGCGGGGTCGGGCTGGTCAAGCTCGGCTACAAGGTGCAGCGCTCGGAGGATCTGGACGTTATCGAGAAGCGGGTGCAGACCTTCGGCTGCCTCACCGAGCGGATGAGCAAGGGGGACAACCTCGCGGTGGGAGACGGCATCCGTGTGGTGCTGCCCAGCGACCACGTGGTCGAACTGTATGCCGAGATCGAATACACCGGCACCGAGACGGGCACGCTCAACCCGGATGTGTTTCCTCGCCATCTCGTCGGTGTCGGCGTACCTCGCGTCGATCACGCGTTGATTACGACCGAGGACCCGGCGACGCTGGAACGGTTTTTCGGCGAGTGCCTAAAATTCCGCCCTGCCGAACGCGTCGTGACCGACCTGAGCGAGGACGCCGACTTGCTCGGCTCGTGGATGTTCTGCACGAACACCCCGCACGACATCGCCTTCATCAAAGGGCCCAACGGGAAGCTGCATCACTTCGCCTACTATCTCAACGACTGGTCTGACATCCTGAAGGCGGGTCAGTTGTTCTCGATGGACGACGTCTCGGTGGATGTGGGGCCGACTCAGCACGGCATCACCCGCGGCGAGACGATCTATTTCTTCGATCCGGCGGGGAACCGCAACGAGGTATTCTCGGGCGGCTACCAAACCTATCCGGACTTCCCGACGATCACGTGGACGGCCGACCAGTTGGGTAAAGGCATTTTCTATGTCAGCCGCGAACTCAACGAGCGCTTCACCACGGTGCTCACCTGAGCCGGTGTACCGGCCCAACACCCGCGAAGCGGGACGGCCGGCGGTTCCGCGCAACTAAAAGGTCTGTGTTAGGACCTATAAAAGGGAGACGAGGAGCGTGGCATCGGACAACGTGCGGTCCGCAACCTCGCTGACCATGGCTGGAGCGCGACGAGTGCTGGACGCCGCCGTGGCGCACGCCAAAAAGATCGACGTGGCGGTCTGTGTGGCGGTAGCTGACCGCGCCGGGCACCTGCTGGCATACCTGCGGACAGATGGTGCTCCCTTGCTGTCGGAGCAGATCGCCCGCGACAAGGCCTACACGGTGGCGGCATTCAACGGCCAACCCACACACGCGTGGTGGCCCGCCATCGCCGAGGACCCTCCGCTGCGGCACGGGCTCGTACACACCGCACGGCTGGTGATCTTCGGTGGTGGTGTGCCGGTGCGGGCGAACGGCGAGCTGGTCGGCGCGGTGGGGGTCTCTGGAGGCTCAGCCGACCAGGACCGGCAGATCGCCGAGGCCGGAGCGGCCGCGGTGAGGTGACACAGTGGGAGCGACGGGGATGCTTACTGCGTGGGGGCGCCCAGGTCGCGGGAAAGGGCGAGGGCGGCGGTGCGGACGGCGGGCGCGATGCGACGCACGTTGAGCCGCCCCACCCAGCCCGATACCGACAGCGCCCCGGCGATAGTGCCGTCGGCGGCGGTGATCGGGCTGGCCGCGCACACCAGGCCCGCGCGGGACTCCTCGTGGTCGTAGGCGATCCCGTTGCCGCGCACCGCCCGCAGCTCGCGCTGCAGCAGACCAGGCCCCGCAATGGTACGTTCGGACAGTCGCGGCAGGCCGCCCCGGATCACCGCCTCGACGGTCTCCGACGGGGAGAACGCCAGGATCGCCTTGCCGACTCCGGTGGCGTGCGCCGGCAACCGACCACCGACCCGCGACGGTAATGGCGGTGCGTCCCGGCTGCGCAGGATCTCCACGTAGACGACCTCGGTGCCGTCGAGCACGGCGAGGTGCACAGTCTGCCGGGTGGCCGCCCGCAGGTCGGCCATGTAGGGCAACGCTGCCTCGCGCAGGTCGTGCTGACGCGGCACCCGCTCGGCCAGCTCGAACAGCCGCAGGCCGAGCACGACCCCGTCACCGTGCCGCTCCAGCAGGCCGTGCGTGACCAGCGCGCAGACCAGGCGGTGCACGGTGGATTTCGCCAGTCCGGTACGGCGCGCCAGTTCCGAGGTGCCCAGCGGGCGGGACTCCCCGTCGAACGCGCCAAGGATGGCCAACACTCGGTCCAGCACCGACGGTGCCGCACTCGTGCCGTTGCCATCGTGCCGTTGAGTGGAACGCATGCGTTGCATTGTCGGCATCGAACAGAGACGGTGCAAGGGAACGTCGCGATGTTCCGCGTGCGGGAACGTCCCGGCCACGGCCGGATAGTCGGCGGTAGCGTCGAGGCCGGTTTCTTGAGACGAGGTGCCTTGAGACGAGGTGCAGGGATGAGTACGCAAGCGCGCTCGGAAGCGGTGCGGGCACTGCTGGGCGCCTACCAAAGTGGCGTACCGGTCGACCCGTTGACCGACCAGTACGACGGCTTGGACGTTGACGATGCCTACGCGATCCAGGTAAGCCAGGTGCAGCGGTGGCAGGCCGACGGCGCGGTGGTCAAAGGCCACAAGGTGGGGCTGAGCTCGGCGGCGATGCAGCGCCAGCTCGGCGTGGACCAGCCCGACTTCGGCCACCTCACCGACCGCATGTTCCACCTGGAATCGCAGCCGATCGATCCGTCGGCATTCGTGGCGCCGAAGGTGGAACCCGAGATCGCGTTCGTGCTGGGCAAGCCGTTGGCCGGTCCGGGAGTCACGGTGGCCGAAGCGGTGGCCGCAGTAGAGTTTGTGACGCCGGCGCTGGAGATCATCGACTCCCGCATCCGGGACTGGAAAATCAAGCTCGTCGACACCATCGCTGACAACGCCTCCTCCGCCGGGGTGGTGCTGGGCAGTACCGCTACCCCGCTGTCGCAGGTGAACGTCCGGCTGGTCGGTGGGGTGCTGTACCACAACGGGGAGCTAGTGGGTACCGGCGCGGGCGGTGCAGTGCTCGGCTCGCCGCTGAACGCGCTGGTGTGGCTGACGAACACGCTCGGCGCCCGCGGCGTGACGCTGCAGGCCGGGCACGTGGTGCTGCCCGGGTCGATCACCGCGGCGGTGCCGGTGGCGGCCGGTGATGTAGCCACGGCGACGTTCGCCGGCCTGGGGTCGGTGACCGCCCGGTTCTCGAAGGAAGGTGGAGTCAAGTGACGGCAGTGGGAGATTCGGCGCGCAGGGCCACAGCGGCCATCGTGGGGCCGGGCAACATCGGTACCGACCTGCTGGCGAAGCTGCGCCGCAGCGAGCGGATCGAGGTGCGGTACATGGTCGGCGTGGACCCGGCCTCCGACGGGCTGGCCCGGGCGGCCAAGCAGGGTGTGGAAGCCTCCGCCGAGGGGGTGGACTGGCTGCTGGCCCAGGAGCGGCCGGACCTGGTGTTCGAGGCCACCAGCGCCACGGCGCACGCGGCGCACGCGGTCCGCTACGCCGAGGCCGGTATCCAGGCGATCGACCTGACCCCGGCGGCGGTCGGCCCGTTCGTGTGCCCGCCGGTGAACCTGCCCACCCATATCGACGCGCCGAACGTC
Proteins encoded in this region:
- a CDS encoding HAD family hydrolase codes for the protein MRALLMDFGGVIQHSVLELLPAWSARFGLPDHITQRSGPCGALVDQLWKRMPRRELTEREYWAQRAAEIGGLLGYQRQARDLLVRVIGGPEQQ
- a CDS encoding PEP-utilizing enzyme, which translates into the protein MVTIVPVDQFIADGGYPGYTPLGDRADWLVKPSGPFREADEQRFWFLDFHWPQGLTPMGLACVEDVYSWGTQLAAEALPVPIGRGIAHRIAGTHIYAAAIEVTHEAQVAERTRRLRASLPAFVNNFDAIWAARVGEIGAWWDRLWSVDVSSLSRPELGEYLREARRFHRRAFEIHFEVMYPLLINYLGFHRACTGMGIAPGEVAKFLQGYDTKIMETDRTLYTLARKARQAGLREVFVAHAAHDLRGALSRRGGRAASWLTEFDDFLRLYGDRAEGTSDIALPSWAEDPTPPLKMIKSFLRDDADHDFAAARNAAVEEREAAIDAARAGLTSPEQEIFDAGLASCQVANFPWWQDEHNLWIDLRASLPLRWACLRVSDAVGAGRPDDALFLFWPELMAVVDGTTPYDTLRQLVEDRRQYFDHWQQRRPDMPKILGTVPDAVTDPILIEVFGLDRHFLQAVSAGDGHTEVRSLTGMPAAGGVARGIARVLFDAAGLHRVQRGDVLVCESTSPNWTPAFGKVAACVCDGGGSLSHAAIVGREYRIPTVTAVGVATTVIQDGDEIEVDGTRGVVTVLRRAARIESLGAVS
- a CDS encoding PEP/pyruvate-binding domain-containing protein; protein product: MSGQVLGLDELDCGTAVAIGGPKIGRLVELRAAGITVPHGFVLGATAYRRHCVNSGLDLIIDKVLGQLPPAPSVRQLDAASAEIRRAFLRAPMSPELISSVTEAYQNLCARHGPGNIPVAVRSSAAGEDGGQASFAGIFDTSLGIVGTRRLQEAVRDCWASLFTPRALSYRRERGITHQDMPMAVGVLELIPARASGVAFSAHPVTGRTDRIVIEGSWGWGEVVVQGHVIPDHAEVAKSDLRVLRYHIARKEVMSDLDLASGRIVSRPVPQHLRETRVADSDEVAVIAATVRRIEEHYGCPVDVEWVISRDRQAGAPVHIVQARPITTPVTESASLPRTGWDPVAFAFGMPPQLEVPWLRRTR
- a CDS encoding 2Fe-2S iron-sulfur cluster-binding protein, yielding MGLLRIEPAGVSLRSREDEPMLAALARCGYSHRFGCRRGGCGTCKVELVSGAVRYPAPVPEQVLTAAERAAGVCVSCRAVPVGDVVIRLRRGDRLRCVAPILAALAATTMEEGER
- a CDS encoding catechol 2,3-dioxygenase, whose translation is MGVMRLGYVHTRVTDLEAARSHYADTLGMRLVHEDDDRLYFKAWDEYDHHSVVLERGGVGLVKLGYKVQRSEDLDVIEKRVQTFGCLTERMSKGDNLAVGDGIRVVLPSDHVVELYAEIEYTGTETGTLNPDVFPRHLVGVGVPRVDHALITTEDPATLERFFGECLKFRPAERVVTDLSEDADLLGSWMFCTNTPHDIAFIKGPNGKLHHFAYYLNDWSDILKAGQLFSMDDVSVDVGPTQHGITRGETIYFFDPAGNRNEVFSGGYQTYPDFPTITWTADQLGKGIFYVSRELNERFTTVLT
- a CDS encoding GlcG/HbpS family heme-binding protein; translated protein: MAGARRVLDAAVAHAKKIDVAVCVAVADRAGHLLAYLRTDGAPLLSEQIARDKAYTVAAFNGQPTHAWWPAIAEDPPLRHGLVHTARLVIFGGGVPVRANGELVGAVGVSGGSADQDRQIAEAGAAAVR
- a CDS encoding IclR family transcriptional regulator — translated: MRSTQRHDGNGTSAAPSVLDRVLAILGAFDGESRPLGTSELARRTGLAKSTVHRLVCALVTHGLLERHGDGVVLGLRLFELAERVPRQHDLREAALPYMADLRAATRQTVHLAVLDGTEVVYVEILRSRDAPPLPSRVGGRLPAHATGVGKAILAFSPSETVEAVIRGGLPRLSERTIAGPGLLQRELRAVRGNGIAYDHEESRAGLVCAASPITAADGTIAGALSVSGWVGRLNVRRIAPAVRTAALALSRDLGAPTQ
- a CDS encoding 2-keto-4-pentenoate hydratase encodes the protein MSTQARSEAVRALLGAYQSGVPVDPLTDQYDGLDVDDAYAIQVSQVQRWQADGAVVKGHKVGLSSAAMQRQLGVDQPDFGHLTDRMFHLESQPIDPSAFVAPKVEPEIAFVLGKPLAGPGVTVAEAVAAVEFVTPALEIIDSRIRDWKIKLVDTIADNASSAGVVLGSTATPLSQVNVRLVGGVLYHNGELVGTGAGGAVLGSPLNALVWLTNTLGARGVTLQAGHVVLPGSITAAVPVAAGDVATATFAGLGSVTARFSKEGGVK